From Vibrio tritonius, the proteins below share one genomic window:
- a CDS encoding MFS transporter, translating to MKKTPYKRLVPAAMIGVGTSVAPLVLLMFGIIQFNIIRLVGESEVTAMFGICAGISSFALVVLSPLGGFIADRTYVKFGRRRFWILLGSLGGCICMYFFANATSIFMLACTWIFAQFFYGMVTNSSYSIVPEQVDQEKFGRVSGFIGASAPAFVMLGSMIVMGYFSAVSVQDKILMIAFGQLVGGLIATLLIIEPASVKPEVEVSNKDEVKGKNYFYPSFKLYPEYTWALLTKLLINFTNAGLSMTTLFYIARFAMDEKSIFELNAFTSMGIALMVGSGLLGGFLSDKVRKQKPFVIMAAMITGVCMIAFAFSHNITLVIISNFIFNLGFGMYNAVDNALVNRILPSKDNYTKDISIMNVTTQLASSLVTFVAPVIIAFGAATFGDDGYTFFFLLLAGFSILSAVVVFPIPEVGKPLKKDLMASLESGATEAISSESPQQTDANSMTKAHS from the coding sequence ATGAAAAAAACACCTTATAAACGCCTTGTACCTGCAGCAATGATTGGTGTCGGAACCTCTGTCGCACCACTTGTACTACTCATGTTTGGAATTATTCAATTTAATATCATTCGTCTTGTCGGCGAAAGTGAAGTTACAGCTATGTTTGGCATTTGTGCTGGCATTTCCAGTTTTGCTCTAGTTGTGTTGAGTCCACTAGGTGGATTTATTGCTGACCGTACGTATGTAAAATTTGGTCGCCGTCGCTTTTGGATTCTACTAGGAAGTTTAGGTGGCTGTATTTGCATGTATTTTTTTGCTAATGCAACGTCAATCTTCATGCTGGCGTGTACGTGGATATTCGCTCAGTTCTTTTATGGGATGGTCACTAACTCAAGCTATTCAATCGTGCCAGAACAAGTCGATCAGGAAAAATTCGGTCGAGTTTCTGGTTTTATTGGGGCATCTGCTCCAGCGTTTGTTATGCTCGGTAGTATGATTGTAATGGGGTATTTTTCGGCCGTTTCTGTGCAAGATAAGATATTGATGATCGCTTTCGGACAGCTAGTTGGGGGGCTAATAGCAACATTATTAATTATTGAACCAGCCAGTGTTAAGCCTGAAGTGGAAGTTTCCAATAAAGATGAAGTAAAGGGAAAAAATTACTTTTATCCGAGTTTTAAATTGTACCCTGAGTATACATGGGCACTCCTAACTAAGCTGCTTATCAACTTTACTAATGCCGGGTTGTCAATGACAACGCTGTTTTATATTGCTCGATTTGCTATGGACGAAAAGAGCATTTTTGAATTGAATGCGTTTACCTCTATGGGGATAGCGTTAATGGTGGGTTCCGGGTTATTAGGTGGATTTTTATCCGATAAGGTTCGTAAACAAAAACCGTTCGTTATTATGGCTGCAATGATTACAGGCGTTTGCATGATTGCCTTTGCCTTTTCCCATAATATAACACTAGTGATTATTTCAAATTTTATATTCAATTTGGGATTTGGAATGTATAACGCAGTAGATAACGCGTTGGTAAATAGAATATTACCTTCTAAAGATAATTATACTAAAGACATTTCCATAATGAATGTTACTACTCAACTAGCATCTTCGTTAGTGACTTTTGTTGCCCCAGTTATTATCGCGTTTGGTGCTGCAACATTTGGCGATGATGGGTATACCTTTTTCTTTTTGCTTCTTGCTGGCTTTTCAATTCTTTCTGCTGTTGTCGTCTTCCCCATTCCTGAAGTTGGTAAACCGTTGAAAAAAGATTTGATGGCTTCGTTAGAAAGCGGCGCTACAGAAGCAATATCTAGTGAATCACCACAACAAACCGATGCCAATTCAATGACAAAAGCACATAGCTAA
- a CDS encoding glycyl-radical enzyme activating protein, which produces MNVDNTAPATQGIVLQMQDYSIHDGDGVRTTVFLAGCALRCQWCANPETWTAKPKLAYYAHKCKGCQTCVGQCPQQLDPRAVTQVTKACDHCGLCVKACPSKALSLACTPASVDEVVAKIKRDELFFRYTDGGVTFSGGEPFMQPDFIRAVIEKCEPLGISFWAETCGHFNWRSAADLFPHFEHLFFDLKVMDSAKHKAVTGLGNEQILKNVKRIYALGVPMTIRIPFIPEVNGDEANLRATAEFMQQNLAGCAIELLPYHELGKAKYTAFKMLDEFHSYTVPSSAMLEWAYGIFSSYGISVR; this is translated from the coding sequence ATGAATGTGGACAACACAGCACCAGCCACACAAGGAATCGTCCTGCAGATGCAGGATTATTCCATCCATGATGGTGACGGTGTGCGTACCACTGTTTTCTTGGCGGGTTGCGCACTGCGTTGTCAGTGGTGTGCTAACCCGGAAACATGGACAGCTAAGCCTAAGCTGGCGTATTACGCACACAAATGCAAAGGCTGCCAAACCTGCGTTGGGCAATGTCCGCAACAGCTTGATCCCCGAGCGGTCACTCAGGTAACCAAAGCCTGTGATCACTGCGGCTTGTGTGTCAAAGCCTGCCCCTCAAAGGCACTTTCACTGGCATGTACACCTGCGTCGGTCGATGAGGTGGTGGCGAAAATCAAACGGGATGAACTCTTCTTTCGCTATACCGATGGCGGTGTGACGTTTTCGGGCGGCGAACCCTTTATGCAGCCCGATTTTATCCGTGCTGTTATTGAAAAGTGCGAACCATTAGGCATCAGTTTCTGGGCAGAGACCTGCGGCCATTTTAATTGGCGCAGCGCCGCTGATCTGTTTCCTCATTTTGAACATCTCTTCTTTGATCTCAAGGTAATGGATTCCGCCAAACATAAAGCGGTCACGGGGCTTGGCAACGAGCAAATCTTAAAGAACGTCAAACGTATTTACGCTCTCGGCGTGCCCATGACGATCCGTATTCCGTTTATCCCCGAAGTGAACGGTGATGAAGCCAACCTGCGTGCCACCGCGGAATTTATGCAGCAAAATTTAGCAGGGTGCGCCATCGAACTCTTGCCTTATCACGAACTCGGCAAAGCCAAATATACCGCTTTCAAAATGCTCGATGAGTTTCATTCTTACACCGTACCAAGCAGTGCAATGCTGGAATGGGCATATGGGATTTTTAGCTCCTATGGCATCAGCGTACGCTAA
- a CDS encoding LysR family transcriptional regulator encodes MRHLKAFYVFHITAESLTYSEAAEKLHITHGAVSKQIKLLEQHLSQTLFYKKGRNMLLTTEGQLLKQYTDKAFGALRNGVTALTKKDNVHLDVSCEPTLTMRWLMPRLASFYQQTGIDVRLSTAGGPVTLSKDGISLAIRRDDFELNPDYVPHLLTTEYVGPVTSPEYWSKIKDTLESCTLLHSNTRPTAWSDWLAATKTHRSKPNEKSFEHFYFCLQAASDGLGIAMGSYPLVVDDIKRGRLIAPFGFIESGHNYVLISQHDSWNQHEQAFANWLQLELAQLKPTPIED; translated from the coding sequence ATGAGACATTTAAAAGCCTTTTATGTATTTCACATTACCGCTGAATCTCTGACGTATAGTGAAGCTGCAGAGAAATTGCACATCACCCATGGGGCGGTGAGTAAGCAGATCAAACTGCTAGAGCAGCACCTCTCGCAAACGCTGTTTTATAAAAAAGGCCGGAACATGTTGCTTACAACAGAAGGTCAGTTACTTAAGCAATATACCGATAAAGCCTTTGGCGCTTTGCGTAACGGCGTTACTGCGCTAACGAAAAAGGATAATGTACATTTAGATGTCTCCTGTGAACCAACGTTAACGATGCGCTGGCTTATGCCAAGACTGGCTAGCTTTTATCAACAAACTGGTATTGATGTGCGCCTTTCCACCGCAGGTGGTCCTGTCACACTGAGTAAAGATGGAATATCACTGGCAATTCGTCGTGATGACTTCGAGCTTAACCCTGATTACGTGCCTCATCTTTTAACCACTGAGTATGTTGGCCCTGTCACCTCACCAGAGTATTGGAGCAAAATAAAAGACACTCTAGAAAGCTGTACTCTGCTTCATTCTAATACTCGTCCAACCGCTTGGTCTGATTGGCTCGCCGCGACCAAAACTCACCGGTCCAAACCTAATGAAAAATCGTTTGAGCACTTTTATTTTTGTTTGCAAGCTGCGTCAGACGGATTGGGAATCGCGATGGGATCCTATCCCTTGGTGGTCGACGATATAAAACGTGGCCGCCTAATTGCCCCGTTTGGTTTTATCGAATCTGGACATAATTATGTGTTGATAAGTCAACATGATAGTTGGAACCAACATGAACAAGCATTTGCGAATTGGTTACAGCTCGAGTTAGCCCAACTAAAACCAACCCCTATTGAAGATTAG
- a CDS encoding peptide-methionine (S)-S-oxide reductase — translation MEEIVLAGGCLWGVQEFIKYVPGVISTEAGRANGTTHSTQSDYDGYAECVRIEFDPQQISVATLIDHLFEIIDPYSINQQGVDIGLKYRTGIYSTNPNHLTIAKQYIAARDDAAKIAVEVLPLTNFVPSDDEHQHHLTHHPEDHHLCHIPWDILHRYKAKA, via the coding sequence GTGGAAGAGATTGTATTAGCCGGCGGTTGCCTGTGGGGCGTCCAAGAATTCATCAAATACGTACCAGGGGTAATCAGTACCGAGGCTGGGCGCGCTAACGGCACCACGCATTCAACACAAAGTGACTATGATGGCTATGCCGAGTGCGTGCGTATTGAGTTTGACCCGCAACAAATCAGCGTGGCGACGCTCATCGACCATCTTTTTGAGATCATTGATCCTTATAGCATTAATCAGCAAGGCGTTGATATTGGCTTAAAATATCGCACGGGCATTTACAGCACTAATCCTAACCATTTAACCATTGCCAAACAGTACATCGCCGCAAGAGATGATGCGGCGAAAATCGCAGTAGAAGTACTGCCACTGACTAACTTTGTACCGAGCGATGATGAGCATCAGCACCACTTGACGCATCACCCTGAAGATCATCACTTATGCCATATTCCATGGGATATTTTGCATCGTTATAAAGCCAAAGCTTGA
- a CDS encoding alpha-L-rhamnosidase produces the protein MKINELKINHIENPLGYDFSTVIATFVAVDDTYSALSQEVARIEVASDDMFKSCIFDSGWSPEISSTGYELNLSLSPRTRYFWRVSVEANNGDIATSGVAWFETGKMDEAWQAKWITSHDVEMLSSLLRKNFDLEDKPITEARLYVSGVGLYELYLNAEKVGTEYLTPGCTVYDTWIQYQTYDVTNALQQGHNELDVCLGNGWYKGRFGFNHGGMENHYGQTNEMICELVVTYQDGSHTIIGSDQTWQSSKSRVQKNGIYDGEHIDARITYDFHSALLTDQSLHSRLAPRLGLPIIIHDRIAPVNTIYLENGDVILDFGANIVGWIEFDSHLKQGESITLHYSEVMQEGDIYTENLRTAEATFSYISNGEDSHVRPHFTYFGFRYVKLIGNVDSISDIEACFVYSKIDQISYLKTGLPIVNRFIDNVLRSHKDNFLDIPTDCPQRDERMGWTGDLQVFSSPACMNMDVYAFLVKYLKDLAIEQKKLNGAVPFVVPMFDVKEGGSCAWGDAATVVPWNMWLHYGDNSVLKRQYTSMKNWVNYIYHEVSKQTSNHILWDSGFHFGDWLALDNEPHIKTFKGKTEDKFVASIYYYYSALIVGKIAKILGFLEDSERFLNIAEQVINELRNEYITHNGKLALDTQTAYILAILFDVYPQESLPRAAKDLYAKLSRDQFKITSGFVGTPYFCRALMKVGLNDVAYRMFLSEEKPSWLYAVKQGATTIWERWDSMDEQGKMNPDNSMNSLNHYAFGSVIDWLYKDVCGLAPSEMSPGFKLAFLSPKPNYRLRHVDLVSRTSAGIYRVYWEVEQTTGDLLFELEIPFDARAHVVLPDISDFAEINYHGRHPKTIEQSNDDLVMILESGKYSLSYKPNKEYIPRYNIDMPLRELLNNEKTKSVLNKFVPGLISLPFISMVENETLIELSEKPFFNYDNDVLNDIEKEISCHVVC, from the coding sequence ATGAAAATTAATGAATTAAAGATCAATCATATTGAAAACCCCTTGGGATATGATTTTTCGACAGTCATTGCGACATTTGTGGCTGTGGATGATACGTATAGTGCTTTATCGCAAGAGGTGGCTCGTATAGAAGTTGCTTCTGATGACATGTTCAAATCGTGCATTTTTGACAGCGGTTGGAGTCCTGAAATTTCATCAACTGGTTATGAATTGAATTTATCTCTATCACCACGTACTCGGTATTTTTGGCGAGTATCTGTTGAAGCAAATAATGGTGATATTGCAACCAGTGGCGTGGCATGGTTTGAAACCGGCAAAATGGATGAAGCTTGGCAAGCAAAGTGGATCACATCACACGATGTCGAGATGTTATCGTCACTATTGAGAAAAAACTTCGATCTGGAAGATAAGCCAATAACTGAAGCAAGGCTTTACGTATCTGGTGTAGGGCTATATGAACTGTATTTAAATGCAGAAAAAGTGGGAACGGAATATCTCACCCCAGGATGCACGGTATACGATACTTGGATTCAGTATCAAACCTATGATGTCACCAATGCACTTCAGCAAGGGCATAATGAACTTGATGTTTGTTTGGGTAACGGATGGTACAAAGGACGATTTGGTTTTAATCATGGTGGAATGGAAAACCACTATGGACAAACTAACGAGATGATTTGCGAACTGGTGGTCACCTACCAAGACGGGTCTCATACGATTATTGGTAGCGATCAAACCTGGCAATCATCTAAGAGTCGGGTGCAAAAAAATGGTATCTATGATGGTGAGCATATTGATGCCCGCATAACGTATGATTTTCATTCGGCACTGTTAACCGATCAATCGCTCCACTCCCGCTTAGCCCCAAGATTGGGATTACCTATCATCATTCATGATCGTATTGCTCCTGTTAATACGATTTATTTAGAAAACGGTGATGTTATCCTTGATTTTGGTGCAAATATTGTTGGTTGGATAGAATTTGATAGCCATCTAAAGCAGGGTGAGTCTATTACATTACATTACTCAGAAGTAATGCAGGAGGGGGATATCTATACAGAAAATCTCCGTACTGCGGAGGCGACATTCTCGTATATTTCCAATGGAGAAGACTCGCATGTAAGACCACATTTTACCTATTTTGGTTTTCGTTATGTAAAATTGATTGGTAATGTTGATTCTATTTCTGATATTGAAGCCTGTTTCGTTTACTCAAAAATTGATCAGATATCATATTTAAAAACGGGATTACCTATTGTAAATCGTTTTATCGACAATGTATTACGCAGCCATAAAGATAATTTTTTAGATATTCCAACCGACTGTCCTCAACGAGACGAACGCATGGGGTGGACTGGTGATTTACAAGTTTTTTCATCCCCAGCCTGTATGAATATGGATGTGTATGCATTTTTGGTGAAATATCTGAAGGATTTGGCCATTGAACAAAAGAAATTAAATGGTGCAGTGCCATTTGTAGTTCCTATGTTCGATGTCAAAGAAGGCGGGAGCTGTGCTTGGGGTGATGCGGCGACAGTAGTTCCGTGGAATATGTGGCTACATTACGGTGATAATTCCGTTTTAAAACGTCAATATACCAGTATGAAAAACTGGGTTAATTATATTTATCATGAGGTGTCTAAGCAGACAAGTAACCATATTCTATGGGACAGTGGGTTTCACTTCGGTGATTGGTTAGCGCTTGATAATGAGCCTCATATTAAAACCTTTAAAGGTAAGACAGAAGACAAGTTTGTCGCCTCCATCTATTATTATTACTCTGCGCTAATTGTTGGGAAAATCGCTAAAATATTGGGCTTTCTAGAAGACTCTGAACGCTTTTTAAATATTGCTGAACAAGTTATAAATGAGTTAAGAAATGAGTACATTACGCATAACGGTAAGCTGGCTTTAGATACGCAAACGGCGTATATATTGGCCATACTATTTGACGTTTACCCCCAAGAGAGTTTACCTAGAGCTGCGAAAGACCTCTATGCAAAATTGTCTCGGGATCAGTTTAAAATAACGTCTGGTTTCGTTGGCACTCCATACTTTTGTCGAGCTTTAATGAAAGTAGGATTGAACGATGTTGCCTATCGTATGTTTCTTAGCGAAGAAAAACCAAGTTGGTTATACGCGGTAAAACAAGGAGCGACGACCATTTGGGAGCGCTGGGACTCAATGGATGAGCAAGGCAAGATGAATCCCGATAATAGTATGAATTCATTGAACCATTATGCATTTGGATCTGTGATTGACTGGCTCTATAAAGATGTATGTGGATTAGCACCGAGTGAAATGTCACCAGGGTTCAAATTGGCTTTCCTATCGCCTAAGCCCAATTACCGTTTGCGCCATGTTGATTTGGTGTCAAGAACTTCAGCTGGTATCTATCGAGTTTATTGGGAAGTTGAGCAAACAACCGGAGATTTGCTGTTTGAATTAGAAATCCCATTTGATGCTCGTGCGCATGTAGTGTTACCTGATATCTCAGATTTTGCGGAGATCAATTATCATGGTCGACACCCTAAAACGATTGAGCAAAGCAATGATGACTTGGTAATGATATTGGAATCCGGTAAATACAGTTTAAGTTATAAACCGAATAAAGAATACATACCAAGATACAATATTGATATGCCATTGAGAGAACTTTTAAATAATGAAAAAACGAAATCAGTTTTGAATAAGTTTGTTCCAGGATTAATATCATTGCCATTCATTTCTATGGTTGAAAATGAAACATTAATTGAATTGTCTGAAAAGCCGTTTTTCAATTACGATAATGATGTGTTAAATGATATTGAGAAAGAAATTTCTTGCCATGTGGTATGTTAG
- a CDS encoding LysE family translocator: protein MEWFSFMIFGLLIVISPGADFVLVFKNSVLFGRKAGALTASGIGIGVCIHVTYSIVGISQLVLHNVWLFSMIKYAGAGYLVYLGINGLLHSQFTLRQPEPNSVVDKPDRHSKYLVQGFFCNLLNPKTMLFFLSVFSQLISMDQGNHSLFVLGYGVYIASLHVVWFALVAYIMTSKRASTVMNRFGQRINQLCGMGLITFGAVLSTNS from the coding sequence ATGGAATGGTTTAGTTTTATGATTTTCGGGCTATTAATTGTGATTAGCCCTGGTGCAGATTTCGTTTTAGTATTCAAAAACAGTGTTCTTTTTGGCCGCAAGGCTGGGGCACTTACAGCCAGCGGCATTGGGATTGGTGTTTGTATCCATGTTACTTATTCAATCGTTGGGATTAGCCAGCTAGTGCTGCACAACGTTTGGTTGTTTTCCATGATCAAGTACGCTGGAGCGGGCTATCTCGTTTATTTAGGTATTAATGGATTACTTCATTCACAGTTTACGTTGCGGCAGCCAGAACCAAACTCTGTGGTGGACAAGCCAGATAGACATTCCAAATATTTGGTGCAAGGGTTCTTTTGCAACTTACTGAATCCTAAAACGATGCTGTTTTTCCTAAGTGTTTTTAGCCAATTAATCTCAATGGATCAGGGCAATCACTCACTTTTTGTGCTTGGGTATGGAGTGTATATTGCGTCATTACATGTGGTTTGGTTCGCTCTGGTAGCTTACATCATGACATCTAAGAGAGCATCGACAGTCATGAACAGATTTGGTCAGCGTATTAATCAATTGTGCGGTATGGGGTTAATCACTTTTGGTGCAGTGCTTTCGACCAATTCTTAA
- a CDS encoding glycyl radical protein — MSVNERIERLRQNYVNSKPSICYERARIYTESHKRTEGQPVIVRRAQAFYDFCDQFDIQIFADELVVGTAGKFRRTGILTPEFSWQWVDKEMDNFDKRPQDPYQMTDEQRDFVRTHVFPYWKGQSLEEHFLAALPVRTAQIAVDTGVVDNDSKWRQAVGEITPDYQDVLFKYGFKGVIEKLEAKMASLDYANSADIEKIQFCQASILTSQGIIRFAQRYAALAERLAQQEADPARQTELHKIAKVCVRVPELPPQSFHEAIQFVWFTQLGGIISENPLALNPGRFDQYMYPYYQQDMENGIMTKDDARELIQALWLKFSEWVWTISANTAGYFAGYNQFQNLTVGGKNRDGSDATNELTYLCLEATDAVKTHQPGLSVRIHSDCPPEFMQAVTDLVSTGTGFPAIHNDQAGTQMLLQAGYDAEDARDWSNCGCVVPHFRKTGQWTSAVNVNFAAAMEYALNNGKSRLTGEQLGDDVVSEFASYQAVEDGTLSQIGHLIRHSVISTLVAQRLHEEMVPRPFLSACIEDCIETATDLSKGGAKYNIGPVLTGIGLAIVANSLAVIKKLVFEDKVTTMVELNEALDSNWEGFEALRAKALDVPKYGNDDDYVDGIARTIANYYYRTTREYHDILGSRFNSAFMGISNYIPTGRVVGATPCGRLARQPITEGVSPFAGSDVCSPLAAMRSSAKMNHDVHTGGTLLNLRLSEDVVKTAKGRRDLGNIIRAYFALGAFHVQFNTLSTETLRKAQKDPDQYRDLLVRVAGYSTQFVNLSPEMQEAIIARSAHESCC, encoded by the coding sequence ATGTCAGTGAATGAAAGAATCGAACGATTAAGACAAAACTATGTTAATTCAAAACCTTCCATTTGTTACGAGCGTGCTCGTATTTACACCGAGTCACATAAGCGTACGGAAGGTCAGCCAGTAATAGTACGTCGCGCACAGGCGTTTTATGATTTTTGCGATCAATTTGATATTCAAATTTTTGCCGATGAATTGGTGGTAGGAACGGCAGGTAAATTTCGTCGTACAGGTATTTTAACGCCGGAGTTTTCTTGGCAATGGGTCGATAAGGAGATGGACAACTTTGATAAACGTCCACAAGACCCTTATCAAATGACTGACGAGCAACGTGATTTTGTTCGTACTCATGTTTTCCCATATTGGAAAGGACAATCCTTAGAAGAGCACTTTTTGGCGGCATTACCTGTTCGAACTGCTCAAATTGCCGTGGATACTGGCGTGGTCGATAACGACTCTAAATGGCGTCAGGCGGTGGGGGAAATTACACCGGATTATCAAGATGTGTTGTTTAAATACGGCTTTAAAGGCGTGATTGAAAAGCTGGAAGCTAAGATGGCGAGTTTGGATTATGCCAACAGTGCGGATATTGAAAAAATTCAGTTTTGCCAAGCGAGCATTTTAACCTCGCAAGGGATTATTCGTTTTGCGCAGCGCTATGCCGCATTAGCTGAAAGGTTGGCGCAGCAAGAAGCCGATCCGGCTCGACAAACAGAGTTACACAAGATTGCTAAAGTGTGTGTCCGCGTACCTGAGCTGCCACCACAATCTTTTCATGAAGCGATTCAGTTTGTCTGGTTTACCCAACTAGGCGGGATCATTTCTGAAAACCCATTGGCGCTGAATCCTGGTCGATTCGACCAATATATGTATCCGTATTATCAACAAGATATGGAAAATGGCATTATGACCAAAGATGATGCTAGAGAGCTTATTCAAGCGTTATGGCTTAAATTCTCAGAATGGGTGTGGACTATCTCAGCCAATACAGCGGGCTATTTTGCCGGTTATAACCAATTCCAAAACCTCACTGTGGGCGGCAAAAATCGCGATGGTTCCGATGCCACCAACGAACTGACTTACCTGTGCTTAGAAGCGACCGACGCGGTGAAAACTCACCAGCCGGGTTTAAGTGTGCGTATCCATTCCGATTGTCCGCCTGAATTTATGCAAGCTGTGACCGATTTGGTCAGTACCGGCACTGGATTCCCCGCGATTCATAATGACCAAGCGGGAACGCAAATGCTGCTGCAAGCGGGTTATGATGCGGAAGATGCTCGAGATTGGAGCAACTGTGGCTGTGTTGTTCCGCATTTTCGCAAAACAGGTCAATGGACGTCTGCGGTGAATGTGAACTTTGCAGCGGCGATGGAATACGCACTCAATAATGGTAAAAGCCGCTTAACTGGCGAGCAGTTGGGTGACGATGTGGTCAGTGAGTTTGCCAGCTACCAAGCGGTGGAAGATGGCACGTTGTCACAAATCGGCCATCTGATTCGTCACTCCGTGATTTCCACACTGGTAGCTCAGCGTCTGCATGAAGAGATGGTGCCACGTCCGTTCTTATCCGCTTGTATTGAAGATTGTATTGAAACCGCAACTGACCTTTCCAAAGGCGGTGCGAAATACAATATTGGACCTGTGTTAACTGGGATTGGTTTGGCGATTGTTGCTAACTCATTAGCTGTGATTAAGAAGCTGGTATTTGAAGATAAAGTCACCACGATGGTAGAGCTTAATGAAGCGTTAGATTCTAACTGGGAAGGCTTTGAAGCACTAAGAGCCAAAGCGTTGGATGTGCCAAAATACGGCAACGATGACGATTATGTGGATGGTATCGCACGCACTATTGCTAACTATTACTATCGTACCACCCGCGAATATCACGATATTTTGGGCTCGCGTTTTAACAGTGCCTTTATGGGGATTTCTAACTACATTCCAACCGGTCGAGTGGTGGGGGCAACTCCCTGTGGACGTTTGGCTCGTCAACCGATCACCGAAGGGGTTTCGCCATTTGCTGGCAGTGATGTGTGCAGCCCACTGGCCGCCATGCGCTCAAGTGCGAAGATGAACCACGATGTTCACACTGGTGGCACCTTGCTCAACTTACGTTTAAGCGAAGATGTGGTAAAAACAGCGAAAGGCCGCCGCGATTTAGGCAATATCATCCGTGCTTATTTCGCTTTAGGTGCTTTCCATGTGCAGTTCAATACGCTTTCTACTGAAACATTGCGTAAAGCGCAAAAAGACCCGGATCAATATCGCGACCTGTTGGTACGCGTGGCTGGGTACAGTACGCAGTTTGTGAACTTGTCACCTGAGATGCAAGAAGCGATTATTGCCCGTTCTGCACACGAAAGTTGTTGTTAA
- a CDS encoding ATP-binding protein, translated as MKCLYIIRGPFGTGKTEFARTLCDNVVSCWDYYAQYGENKWNEKLKPHADEYCRTRTKRLIEDGINKIVVTNSFSKNEDLDEYYEMAKQYEYKVFCMIMDNRNIEEYKRDVPKDIVEQQVMQLKNSLRFYPIL; from the coding sequence ATGAAGTGTTTATATATTATTCGTGGGCCATTTGGAACCGGGAAAACAGAGTTTGCTCGTACGCTATGCGATAATGTGGTTTCTTGCTGGGATTACTACGCACAGTATGGGGAAAATAAATGGAATGAAAAGTTAAAACCACATGCCGACGAATACTGCCGTACTCGCACTAAGAGATTAATTGAAGATGGGATAAATAAGATTGTTGTAACCAACTCATTTTCGAAAAATGAAGATCTTGATGAATACTATGAAATGGCTAAACAATATGAATACAAAGTATTTTGTATGATCATGGATAATAGAAATATTGAGGAATATAAAAGAGATGTTCCGAAAGATATAGTTGAACAACAAGTAATGCAACTGAAAAATAGTCTGCGCTTTTATCCTATATTATAG
- a CDS encoding nucleoside hydrolase, whose protein sequence is MKKHVYQVPENKKIRVIIDTDANAEGDDQFAIVHALLTPKFDVVGIIAEHYGQPDSMNASYDEIIKILKIMGLDGTIPVYRGAEQALNDTQNGIDSEGVHCIVAESLKQDHRPLFVLNIGAITNLASAILINPEIQDRLLAIWIGGGPYPNGHLDFNLANDINAANVVLHSTTELWQIPLSAYTMMEVSFYELFERVKSHGEIGDYLFNNLLRVNEIECKLNFDDMPFAKNYSHAAKTMLIRSGEGWSLGDNPAVGVLITPQLKNSEIINARTINKDGTYGDLINNRMIRVHHSIDSRVILEDLFCKIKYHYGL, encoded by the coding sequence ATGAAAAAACACGTATATCAAGTACCTGAAAACAAGAAAATAAGAGTAATTATTGATACCGATGCTAACGCAGAGGGAGATGACCAATTTGCTATCGTCCACGCACTATTAACACCCAAATTTGATGTTGTCGGCATTATAGCGGAGCATTACGGTCAACCAGACAGCATGAATGCGAGTTATGATGAAATAATCAAAATATTAAAAATCATGGGGTTAGATGGAACAATTCCAGTGTATCGCGGCGCTGAACAAGCTTTAAATGACACACAGAATGGTATTGATTCAGAAGGTGTTCACTGCATAGTTGCAGAGTCACTAAAACAAGATCATAGGCCTTTGTTTGTTCTAAATATTGGCGCAATTACAAACCTAGCATCAGCCATTCTGATCAACCCAGAAATACAAGATAGACTGCTTGCCATCTGGATTGGTGGTGGCCCATACCCAAATGGGCATCTAGATTTTAATCTTGCTAATGATATCAATGCGGCCAACGTTGTACTCCATTCCACAACCGAGTTATGGCAAATACCTCTATCTGCTTACACAATGATGGAAGTAAGCTTTTATGAACTATTTGAACGCGTAAAATCCCATGGAGAAATTGGTGATTACTTGTTTAATAATTTATTAAGAGTTAACGAAATAGAGTGCAAATTGAATTTTGACGATATGCCTTTTGCCAAAAATTACAGCCATGCCGCGAAAACCATGTTGATTCGCTCTGGTGAAGGTTGGTCATTAGGAGATAACCCAGCCGTTGGAGTCTTAATAACCCCTCAATTAAAAAATAGTGAAATAATCAACGCTCGTACGATTAATAAAGACGGTACGTATGGCGACCTGATTAACAATAGGATGATTCGTGTTCATCATAGTATTGATAGTCGTGTAATACTTGAAGACCTATTCTGTAAAATTAAATATCATTATGGGTTATAA